A genomic stretch from Rubripirellula reticaptiva includes:
- a CDS encoding circumsporozoite protein- membrane associated protein has product MSIVSPSSSSRSPGSAGSAVTADSVKQPTGSTAAELLIQARIIETASALWWAELIRRSLGLVIAAIVGVLIWVIVDQWIYSAGALVRWIALVGFLVGSGWYVYKRVLPLIGNEVSAEYAARSLERDMPELRQALTSYITLRSTADISGLSGRVVRSIGASAAGRLKKHNALPVEATGTLAWWIATAIAMSILVGYAVVSPKNSLQSVIRLAAPMATIDSPRRVSIADVLPGDAEAIAGRAVDVSAMIGGMRADEQPIVQWDLPAGSSQAVLEPDAEGGPRRFVGSFTLPYSASGVVPYRIIAGDAVAGPFNLNVRDIPVVALDSVLYQPPGYTRQSEYTRSTGAIEAIEGTKITVRATVNRSVARAAIEFNPRPLGDTVRATAGVAGMKLENEGTRLSASFVLKGTRGRSSAVELDSYRIRVWDPSDQTNPDPIIYPIRVIADLAPEVAIVMPVNSPKNVPINAQQIIEVHAADPDFGLKEIRLEIRSGIDMIAQPVIWSPSADNRNRAAGNQVAEYRFRPGDQLRGGLGMRIGDTVEVIAVATDNRFVEGDQTIEPNVTRTDPITLRIVAADALPPAGDPESEGMSAPDDQPASNAKKKDDGAGGNSSGEGQPQSGGGSGGPDAKQQQPGKGESGGDSGESSGQNDSENEPSDAGSSGDGQSGESKSNDSQSGDQSSDPQGNEPGEKSTGSQDSGASGGDSSREPGQESDAEPGAESGGTEGQSSDSGSTPSGKQSDRNSSPAQSGERSDGENQGGESSSSGSKGEGKSDRQPGQPGSADGQGEPASPQHDAEAFERIKEYLDQKSKEGGQAEGQPSQGGESSSETGAGERDAGDKGSDQTNANQNGAESAGSKQGDAPESGESAAGDPSKGESSGDQSASDDPTGSPTDPQSASGEAGKADPGTGEPSGDQGQSGESASSAESRQSGQSGEPGQSDGNSAASDSSKSGSAKSDDSAKGEPSASDSGESASSGSNAASAKARRENQDDANSEMSPGMGDGNDGLGRGGDVELPPDAVNTDYAKEATDLVLDYLEQTRDQPDSELLRKLNWTPADLQKFRDRWKGVRDLGSPAGEAKSNQQIEDALRSLGLREPGTATTGNARDAADAMQGIRDSGNRKPPPAAYRDAFDAFRRSMGK; this is encoded by the coding sequence GGTTCTGCGGTGACCGCCGATTCAGTGAAGCAGCCGACCGGTTCAACGGCTGCCGAGTTGTTGATTCAGGCTCGAATTATCGAAACGGCGTCCGCCTTGTGGTGGGCTGAGTTGATTCGCCGGTCTTTGGGGCTAGTGATTGCCGCGATTGTTGGTGTTTTGATTTGGGTGATCGTCGATCAGTGGATCTACTCGGCGGGTGCTTTGGTGCGATGGATCGCGTTGGTTGGATTTCTGGTCGGCTCGGGGTGGTACGTGTACAAACGTGTCCTGCCGCTGATCGGAAACGAAGTTTCGGCTGAGTACGCGGCGCGATCGCTCGAGCGAGACATGCCTGAGCTGCGTCAGGCGCTGACCAGTTACATCACCCTTCGCAGCACCGCCGACATATCGGGGTTGTCGGGACGTGTGGTGCGTTCGATCGGTGCCTCGGCAGCCGGTCGGCTGAAGAAGCATAACGCGCTGCCCGTGGAAGCGACTGGCACGCTTGCGTGGTGGATTGCGACCGCGATCGCGATGTCAATCTTGGTTGGTTATGCGGTCGTTTCACCGAAGAATTCTTTGCAGTCAGTGATCCGCTTGGCGGCTCCGATGGCAACGATTGACTCGCCGCGGCGTGTTTCGATTGCTGATGTCTTGCCCGGTGACGCCGAAGCAATTGCCGGACGTGCGGTCGATGTATCGGCAATGATCGGTGGTATGCGAGCGGACGAACAACCGATCGTTCAGTGGGATCTGCCGGCCGGATCGTCGCAAGCAGTTTTAGAACCGGATGCAGAAGGTGGACCGCGTCGATTCGTCGGTTCGTTCACACTACCTTATTCCGCATCAGGCGTGGTGCCATACCGAATCATTGCTGGCGATGCCGTCGCAGGACCGTTTAATTTGAACGTTCGGGACATTCCCGTTGTCGCACTCGATTCCGTGCTATATCAGCCACCGGGGTACACCCGCCAATCGGAATACACTCGATCAACCGGCGCAATCGAAGCGATCGAAGGCACTAAAATTACTGTTCGAGCTACGGTCAATCGCTCGGTGGCTCGCGCGGCGATCGAGTTCAATCCGCGTCCACTTGGCGATACGGTTCGAGCCACCGCTGGCGTTGCGGGAATGAAACTAGAGAACGAGGGTACTCGTCTGTCGGCGTCGTTCGTGTTGAAGGGAACACGCGGGCGGTCATCGGCGGTGGAACTGGACAGCTATCGCATTCGTGTTTGGGACCCATCCGATCAAACCAATCCGGATCCGATTATCTATCCGATTCGAGTGATCGCCGACTTGGCACCCGAAGTTGCGATCGTGATGCCAGTCAATTCTCCGAAAAACGTCCCCATCAATGCTCAGCAAATCATCGAAGTCCATGCAGCCGACCCTGATTTTGGATTGAAAGAGATTCGGTTAGAGATCCGCAGCGGCATCGACATGATTGCCCAGCCGGTGATTTGGAGTCCCAGCGCTGACAACAGAAATCGTGCCGCCGGCAACCAAGTTGCCGAATATCGGTTTCGTCCCGGCGATCAATTGCGGGGCGGTTTGGGGATGCGGATCGGTGACACCGTCGAAGTGATTGCGGTGGCGACTGACAATCGATTTGTCGAAGGTGATCAGACGATCGAACCTAACGTGACGCGGACAGACCCGATCACGTTACGGATCGTGGCCGCGGACGCGCTGCCGCCCGCGGGTGATCCGGAAAGCGAAGGTATGTCGGCGCCCGATGACCAACCGGCAAGCAACGCAAAGAAGAAGGACGATGGGGCGGGTGGTAACTCGTCTGGCGAAGGTCAACCGCAATCAGGCGGCGGCAGCGGTGGTCCAGACGCCAAACAGCAACAACCGGGCAAAGGTGAATCGGGCGGTGATTCGGGGGAATCATCAGGGCAGAACGACTCTGAAAACGAACCCTCGGACGCCGGATCGTCAGGGGACGGCCAGTCGGGTGAATCGAAGTCGAACGATTCCCAATCCGGTGATCAGTCGAGTGATCCACAGGGTAACGAACCGGGTGAGAAATCAACGGGAAGTCAAGACTCTGGTGCGTCCGGTGGTGATTCCAGTAGGGAACCCGGTCAGGAATCTGACGCGGAACCAGGCGCTGAGTCTGGCGGCACGGAGGGGCAATCGTCGGATTCGGGTAGCACGCCAAGCGGCAAGCAGAGCGACAGAAATTCATCGCCTGCGCAGAGTGGTGAACGATCGGATGGTGAAAATCAGGGTGGTGAAAGTAGCAGCAGCGGCAGCAAAGGCGAAGGCAAGAGCGATCGCCAACCAGGTCAACCCGGTTCGGCTGATGGTCAAGGCGAGCCCGCATCGCCCCAGCACGATGCCGAGGCGTTCGAACGAATCAAAGAATATCTCGACCAGAAATCAAAAGAGGGCGGTCAAGCCGAAGGACAGCCATCGCAAGGCGGCGAAAGTTCGAGCGAAACAGGTGCTGGCGAACGAGACGCCGGTGACAAAGGATCTGATCAAACGAATGCAAATCAAAACGGTGCTGAGTCCGCCGGTTCGAAACAAGGTGATGCACCGGAGTCCGGCGAGTCGGCGGCCGGAGATCCTTCGAAAGGTGAATCGTCTGGCGATCAGTCTGCATCGGACGATCCAACCGGAAGTCCAACGGACCCGCAGTCTGCTAGCGGTGAAGCTGGCAAAGCCGATCCCGGCACGGGCGAACCAAGCGGTGATCAGGGGCAATCTGGCGAGTCAGCTTCTTCGGCCGAATCGAGACAATCCGGTCAGTCAGGCGAGCCTGGTCAATCGGATGGAAATTCGGCAGCGTCGGATTCAAGCAAATCCGGATCTGCCAAATCTGACGACTCTGCCAAAGGCGAACCCAGCGCGTCCGATTCGGGCGAATCCGCTTCAAGTGGATCAAACGCTGCATCGGCGAAGGCAAGGCGAGAAAATCAAGACGACGCAAACAGCGAGATGAGTCCGGGGATGGGCGACGGCAATGACGGTTTGGGCAGAGGTGGTGACGTCGAATTGCCACCTGATGCCGTCAACACGGACTACGCCAAAGAAGCAACCGACCTGGTTTTGGATTACTTGGAACAGACTCGCGACCAACCGGATTCCGAGTTACTTCGAAAACTGAATTGGACTCCGGCCGACTTGCAAAAGTTTCGCGATCGA